caacctcttgaccttcctgccagtctgattttcaaccagagtcttccaacttttgaaattctcaaaagtttcatccttagtcttctggatgaatacccataattttctggaataatcatctactatggatagaaaataccttgctcctgaatgtgatgcacgccttgcaggcccccaaagatcagcatggatgtaatcaagggatccatgtgttctttgtttgcctttgttgaacttcactctgcaagattttccaagtacacagggttcacaaaacttcagcttttcgactttgtctccaccaagcagattttgtttccctaattcgaccagacccctttcactgacatggcccaatctcatgtgccagatttctgtcttcgacaaaggtttcgtggatgcaacatttgtcgaaccacttacaacttcagcctcaagggtatacaagccttgtttcttcacgcctctcaagacttccttcgaacccttcatgactcttaggatacttttctctccttggaaaacatatcctttcttgtcgaattcaccaagagaaagcagatttctcttcaaatcaggaacatacctgacttcagtcaacaaccttattgactcatcatggagcttgaatctaacagatccaatacctgcaatcttgcaagccttgttgtttcccagcaatactgatccaccatcttgatcacataattcctcgaacaagtctttgtttggagtcatgtgccaagtgcaacctgaatccataatccactctctcttagagtcactgcttgaaaccacaagaacatcagatgattcgaaatcatcttgaacaatggcagcgttgccattatccttacctccatgatatttcaggcgttcagggcacacctttcttgtgtgaccctcctttttacaatggtagcatcgaatgccagatgcttcgccactgtaagacttcgactggattttgcctttcttcttgtcgaacttaccatcctttcgtaagagttttcctttaacggccaaaccttcgccaacagtcgaaggtttatgctcctttcgttcattcaagtccttagagtacaaggctgattgaacttcttcaaacgtcagggactcccttccatacaagagagtttctttgaagtgagcatgtgatctaggcaaagaacacaatagtaacagcgcttgatcttcatcatcgatcttcacatcaatattttcaagatcaagaatcagcttgttgaacatatccaactgctcagccaatactttgtcttcaatcatcttgaatgaatacaaagcttgcttcaggtagagtcgatttaccagcgatttggtcatatacaaactttcaagtttcacccataaccctgatgccgtcgtctcctttgatacctgtcggagaaccttatcaccaaggctcaacaaaattgcgctgtgtgctttctcgatcatagttgtcttctccgctgccgttaatgcagcattcatggctgcctctcccttcaacgcttccaaacaaccctgctgaaccagtagggctttcatcttcaagcgccacagaccgaaatcattcactccggtgaatttttcgatctcatactttgttgacggcatcttctccacgctcaccgcaccaatttgttgtgaaaaacgataccaataacaaagtataatagggaattataggggagaagaagaacacaagaattggttataactgctattctttcactttctcttaaaacaagattacaagtttacaagaataacaaataacctctctcaccctaaattaggatttgcagcttagcaatgatgagagactagtatgctatttataataaaacctaacatactaactaatggactttttccacaaggcccattacacaagccaacttaataaacaagctaacttaacaaattagggtttaaacactaaaacctaatttaacatgctaacaaccctagcatcttcgacacaagcatgtgaacaaccttcgacttcatgcttaaccctgtcgaaccaagaagctacccttcggccatactagagttcgatccaaaatctcacacatATCATTAGAAataaatgtctgatgtaaaatcctttgacaaatatttttcacataatatattttgatacttgatgtaaaatcctttaacCAAATGTCATATCTTTAGTAGTGAAATGACTTCAAACACAATAGAGGTAAACTATATATTTGAATTTCCAGAAAATAAAATGGTTTATAAATTCTCTTTGATttataccagatatttttcttGGACGACCTAAACCACTTTGCCTACTCTAGTCCTTGAGAGTTTTCCCTTGAAATTTCTAATAAAACAAACTTGTGTTTTTTCAACAACTTATAAAACAACTTAGGCTTTTGTATATGATCAACTCCCACAACTTCTACAGACAACCATAACTTTTATATAGGCCCAACTCAATAACATTCTACAAACAATTATAGCTTTTAAACAAGCTCAATTCAATAAcattcactcaatttttttcaTGTTTAACTTGCAACCTTCAAATAATTTTAAAGAGATCACAAGAGAATTGTGCTCCTCCTTTTTTGTGTAGTCCTTTAGGGTTGATGCTTGTTTTAGAGTTTCTTTTGTGACTTGTCAGTCTTGAGTattgcaatttttttattttcattttttgtgtgtttgatgTCTCGTTTTTCTAATGTAACCGTTGTTACTCCTTTGTTCCAATTGTTTGCTCAATTGTATTTTAGATTGCCGAAGACATTCTCATATTAAAGGTTCATTGAAAGTATTATAGTTTTTTAACGACTTGATAAAATGGTTATCAACAATCTATCAACCTCAACAAAAACTAAGACAAATGTGTTAATTGTTATCCTTGTTGTTGTATTCCTTTTATAGATGTTTGACTTTAAAACTCTAAACTCAAAATTATTAATCCAAGAACTACCCCAAGAATTATTGAACACACTCACAAAATATATAAGTTGGTGGGGGCACTTGCCCCAAACTAGGAAAACATACATATGTCTCAAGTGTGAATCCAATTGCCATCTCTACTTAGTCATTTTTTATATCCAAACTATAGCTTTAATGatcatattattaaataaaaactaaaaaaaatacatttagtAAATTATGAAAAATCACATAAAGAGGCATAGTAAGAGACATATACAATTTTGCTAATGCAACCTGAAAGTCAATAAGAGTTTGAATAAAGGACATACATGTTGAAGTGAAGAAGTCAATAAGGCATCATCATAAATGAATGCACGATTAAATGTCATGCTGTCGACAGCTACATATATTAGCAGGCACATTCCCACGTTtattttttgacaaataaaataaaacacacaaacaaaagaGACGTACATTTACACAAACGATTGAAAGCGACtactaaattttaaattttacaataaTATTCAAAttgtactattattattattataaataaagcaGCTATAATTAGTTTACTCGTGTGACATTTGAAGTTTCAACTCTCAACTTTATTGTCACCTTTTTGATCAAGTTGGTGTTTTAATTTTAGTGttctatttatatataaatacgaGAGATCCTGAAGTTTATGCTTTCAAATATCCAAAAGAAGAGAATTTGGATTTTTATAACAAAATGGGAAGAGCTCCATGTTGTGAGAAAATGGGGTTGAAGAAAGGACCATGGACTCAAGAAGAAGATAGAATCCtcatcaatcatataaacactTTTGGTCATTCCAACTGGCGTGCTCTTCCCAAACAAGCTggtaaattgtttttatttttaatcaacatATGAATTCAAATTCATGTATAGTATCACTCTcatgaattaaattaataaaccaaAGTTTTAGTTTTTCTCATTTTTGTTACTTTGATCAATAGGTTTGTTAAGATGTGGAAAGAGTTGCAGATTGAGATGGGCAAATTATTTGAAACCGGATATCAAACGCGGTAACTTtaccaaagaagaagaagatgcaaTAATCAATTTACATGAAATGTTGGGAAACaggtaaaaataattattatattttcaccATCTTAATTATTAGAATATACTGAATCCAAATTTCTATATATAACCGTTAGTAAGAAATTTCTTTCAGTTTAACGAGAGATCCTTGGTTCGAACACACGCAATAATGTTAAATTTTTGTTGTCCTAGACACAAAatctatttaataaattaattaatttttttgtataaaaaagagaaaaggaataATAATGGTTAGGCCCAGTGGGTTTAGATTTATCTTAAATTTTAAGGGAAGCAAAATCATAACCAGACAGAAACAGATACATATGTCTGTCTGCAGAGCCTCTTTTACATTTTCACATGTTTTATAAATTAGTATCACATCATGTCATATTCCTatataaaagaaacaaataaCTAAAATACAAAATAGTATTTCACCATGTTTTTTATtgtacaaatatttaattaattaaattttttaataaaattgcaGATGGTCAGCTATAGCAGCAAGGCTACCTGGTCGAACAGACAACGAGATCAAAAACGTATGGCACACACATTTGAAGAAGAGGCTGCCACAAAACCAACAAGCCAACAATGAAAccttaaaacaaagtaaaaaagAAAGCAAGTTGGAATTAGATGTCGATGCGAAACAAGAACAATGTTCTAGTGACATTTCatcccataataataataataataataataataataataataataataataatagtaataatagtatTAGTAGTAGCGTTGTTACTACTAATAATCAAGATAATAGTAACAATAATGATGATGTTGATTCGGTGGAAAATAAGTTTGCAATGGATGAGGATTTCTGGTCTGAAGTTTTGTCGTCTGATAAATCTAGCAATATGGACATTGGTGGTGATAATTATGAATTTCAAGTTGGTGATGAAGGTGTGTTTAGTTCTAGTTCATTGAGTTTGTGTCAAGATATGGATTTTTGGCATGATGTTTATGCGAGAGCTGAGGAAATAACTGAGCTATTAGAGTTATGATTCATTgaattatcattgtttttcataAGTTGTACTACTTGTATGTTCATTGGATGGAACGCAAATCATGTTTTTGTCTCATTATTTAGAGTTAATTTTGCCGAATAATTAAAACCCTCTTGGAGAGGAGTTTGTATTAGGGGTGTTCATCATTCATGAACTACACCGAACCAAACCATATTTATGGTTCGGTTCAGTTTACAATAACCACTTCAATAACAATTCAGTTAACTGTTAAAAtagtttaaattcaatttaaaactagtttagaaccaaattatatttataaactagtttataatCGGTTTGCAATTTTAAACcaaatttatattttcaaatgttttaatttcataaaaaaaatctgaaaacaaaaatttcaatatttgaaaaaaaaattcaaacttttttttttattttctatttcttgaaaaaaaaaaatcattttcgaactaaagtatattttttatttttagtttttggtTCTAGAACAAAAAAATCTGCTTCTGAATTTTAGAGTGGCTAAACGAACGCAACTATTCTATACTATCGTTATCtctttttttattcattcaaACAATTTATTGCAgtataatattattttagattTGTGTCTTTCACTTGAATTCAACATGAAACAATCTGAATAATGTTATTATTTTACCTAACAATAATTACATGTCGTTGAAAATAGAAACTGGTTTTGAGTTTTTTATTACTCAGATAAAAATCAGTAACATACATCAAACAAAATTTCCATTtctataaaaatcaacataaatattaaaaattgttaTTCTCTGTACTAGTAATTTTACGAAATGTGTTTCTCTATTTCAATATTACTTcaccaattttttattttaataaaattaatggcaaatatttttaatttgttttaactaTATCCTATCACAACAAATATTGTGATGAATATCACTCCATACATGACATAATTGAAAAAACCTCTCTGCTTCTTTGGTCCTCTGTTCTTGATATGTGAGAGTGAAAATGCAATCCAATTGACAGTGCAAATAAAACATTAAGGTCCTTATCGCTATCAAATAATACTTTTCTCAATTATTGTATTTTCATTTTGATAGTTGTAATATTcagaaaaatgtatttttttaaaaactatttttttattcttagaattttttttgagacaaaataatttttaaatttttttgtatttttcagaatattttattttaattaaaaaaagtttttttactctcaattgattttttatttttttaagaaactaTTTTATATAATCAAATCAGTTTATAAAATGAAACTGGTTCTGAAccagttttaaattgaatttgaattgtttaaattaaatggttcagttcattaaccatttaagtgGTTCAAGTTTTTTGTGGTGCAATGCAGTTCAGTTCAAGTATACAATGCAGTTAACCttatttttgaacacccctagtttGTATTTATCTAAACGGTAAATGCTCTTGCAACTCTAGAATTTTTTAAATGAGGAATAACTTATGTAGCCTAGAGTTTCGTagattattttatccaatatgaTATATGTACTGAAGTTTAGATTGGTTTTGAAGTAGATATTATTTTAACtaagaataaaattatatatggttcgatttaattttaaattatttttaaccactagattgaaaagaatcaatggtttaGATTttgagtaagttataataacttactcctggaataaatataaccctcctctttATAAAACATCAGCTTTGATTCTATTTAATTTCATATATAttgatttggtttgatttttagatatttaagttataaattataattttttattgaaattataaaatactatgaaatataataaatttgatataatatataatatataatatataatatattaaacatttaatattaaaaaaataacaacgattgattattttttaaaacaaatgaaataatgaaaatatttagattaaactaaattaataaataatattaaaataaattatttatcaataattaataaattaagacAATATATCatattattaacaaataaataaacatcaaaATTTTACTAATTTTGATTAGTTAAAATACAATAAGTGACAACGCCTAACTCCTTAGGACTATCTATGAACTATAAGATTGTTGTGGGGGTTAGAGTAAGCTCATGCAAGAATGGTGAAAAAATTGTATATTGGTGTTTTTTCAGTGAAGTTAATGGATCCTCCAACCTTACATATGAGGTATTTATGAATCTCTTGGACCTGAATTTTAGAACTCACGTATGTAGTAATGGCCTATCCCATCTCAGAAGAGTGGAAATGGCCAGATATTATCCAATTACACTAGAGAATGTATCTTTCTTTCTTGACTTCCTTTCTCGCATCGTTAATGGGTAGAGACACGTCATTCCTAAGGTTTTCATAAATGGGCGAATGATATACCATAACCAGATAATGGCTTTGTGTTCCAATAAATGGGTAACCAAGAAGCTTGCAAGGGTGACATGTTGCATCTTCGGTCCTAAGAGGACTCTTGTACCACCTTCTGTCAGTCTTTTACAATTATGTATACCAATACACATTCTCTTAAGCACGAGGCTTAGGAAAGGACAGTGTAATTTAATCTAGATAAAGGATAATTCATTCTTGAGCGAGACTTAGATAGTCAATTCTCTTAGGAAAGACTTTGAAGTTGAGTCTCGCAGACGAGACATTTAAGTTGAGTCCCTCTGGTGAGAATTTTAATTTGAGTCCCTCATGAGAGACCTTTAATTTGAGTCCCATGGGCGAGACTTTTAAGTAAAGTTTCTCTGGCGATACTTTTAAGTTGAGTCTCTCAAGCAGGTAGAAGTCGAACATTTATATTGCCTCTGAGGGCAACAAGGATCTTTCAATAGACATCCAGTATTTATGTTGCCTCTAAGTGAGGCAAATATCTTTCAATGGAAGTCTAACATTTATCTTTCTTCTAAGGGCGACAATGATATTTTCATGGAAGTCCATCAGTTGTATTGCTTCTGAGTGTGGAAAGGATCTTCCAATGGAAGTCCAACATTTACATTTCTTCTAAAGGCGCAAGGATCTTCCCATAAAAATCCATCTTTTATATGAAATAAGCAACAAGTTAAATTTATATGAATAGGGTATTAAGGGAATTCATTCCTTGGATGACTAACTATATGATATCTCAAGTTAACgaagttattttattttcttggGTTGAGTCGTCCATTCAAGTCTTCTAGCTTGCAGGCTCCATGGAATAGTTTCTGACAAATGCGGTATGAGTTGAGCGTTGATTTATAGGAGAGCTTAAGATTGAGGTGGATATAAAATACTTGTGAGAATTTTGTTCAAGTGTGAGAGTTAGTGTGGTTGAGAGTGGGGGAATGATGTTATATGTTAGAGGAATTGAAGTTATTTTTTAATTCACTTATGAAGCTGTGAGAAATGGAATGAGGAGTGTTAGCTAGAGTAAATTGGTAAGTGAAATTGTTAgagtttgttgagtttgttgaggGATGAGTGAGGGAAGAATCTCCTGATTTCATGGGATTTTTTGGTGTCCCCTGATTTCTTTATGTAAATTTACTATTACAGCTATAATTTTTGTAACTTGCAAATGAAGttcaatttaaatttcaaaatttgtttgtgttaattggtgtttgttatggTTAATTAAAACTTTGATACAATTCTTGTATggataaaaaaaaaaggtttttctgTATGGAtcaaaaaatacaacaaaatagATAGAATTTAAGGCAAGTCAACATAACACCACTAGAGAACAAGGAGATCACTCAAAATCAAGGAATCTTAGCTTTCATAATCAAGAGGGAAAAAAACAAGTTGGTATACTAAGCGAAAAACTCAGTGGTGGGAGCATACATGAAGGTAATTGAGGGAAATAACTTAAATGAACCAAAGATAAAGCAGTTGGAAAAGGCTTGGATTGAACCAAAAATTAGTTCACATGCATCTCTGCAGCTAGAAGATATGAGTGGCTTTATTCCAAGCATCGTTTCTCATGAACGGTGGACTGACCAATATGTAGGTCAAAATAGCACAATTGAAGGAATTCAAAACACATTACTAAACCATACCCTATATAAGGATTAAAGGATCTTACCAGTTTTTAGTAATCTACCAGACCTATAATACTAGTCCAGTTTTCTTTATACTAACCAAACAAAAcgaattttgtttcttgctttcATTTTAAGCACCAACCAATCAACCTTATTAATTTTATTacacaacaacagcaacaattaCATGTACTACAAACTTCTTGCTAATCTCTCTTGTGCAGCCATCTGTTTCCTAAACCTAACAATAAACTCCTCAGCTCGTTCATCAATTCCTTGCATCTGAGGTGAACCTAATGCCACTGACTCCCACACATCATCATCTGATGCACTTGCTTTCTCACATCTCCTACTTGTTCCTTCTAGTTCCACCACTTGTTTCTTCTCTGAAGAATCCTTCACAGCTACTACTTCGGTTCGTGGTTTGTAAACTGGCTGTGTCTGTGGTTTCAAATACCCTACATAATCACAAGGCTCTTTGAAGAGCTTATCAATATAAACAGGTGCAGGCTTTTTGTTGAAGCTGAATAACACACTTCTAACCGTGGCTAACTTTTTGCGACGAAAACGCTTCGTAGCAAGAAACTTAGGTTGTGGCTTGGTAGTAGTGGTGGTGATAGTTGTagttttggtgttttttttattctttctttgTTTCTTCATGGCTTTGGATTTTCGAATGTTGTGGAGTTTACTGCTAAGCTTAGAGGTGAAGCTTTTCCATACCTTTTTAGCAGGTGGAAGTCTTAGACTTATGCAGGACATGGGAGGAGTTTGAGAGAAAGAAGAAAGGGAGAGAGAAATTGATGGTTGAAGTTGTAGGATAATGAAAATTATGTGTGGAAGAAAACTTTGAGATGTG
The Vicia villosa cultivar HV-30 ecotype Madison, WI linkage group LG6, Vvil1.0, whole genome shotgun sequence genome window above contains:
- the LOC131612445 gene encoding uncharacterized protein LOC131612445, with the protein product MSCISLRLPPAKKVWKSFTSKLSSKLHNIRKSKAMKKQRKNKKNTKTTTITTTTTKPQPKFLATKRFRRKKLATVRSVLFSFNKKPAPVYIDKLFKEPCDYVGYLKPQTQPVYKPRTEVVAVKDSSEKKQVVELEGTSRRCEKASASDDDVWESVALGSPQMQGIDERAEEFIVRFRKQMAAQERLARSL
- the LOC131612444 gene encoding transcription factor MYB13-like, translated to MGRAPCCEKMGLKKGPWTQEEDRILINHINTFGHSNWRALPKQAGLLRCGKSCRLRWANYLKPDIKRGNFTKEEEDAIINLHEMLGNRWSAIAARLPGRTDNEIKNVWHTHLKKRLPQNQQANNETLKQSKKESKLELDVDAKQEQCSSDISSHNNNNNNNNNNNNNNNSNNSISSSVVTTNNQDNSNNNDDVDSVENKFAMDEDFWSEVLSSDKSSNMDIGGDNYEFQVGDEGVFSSSSLSLCQDMDFWHDVYARAEEITELLEL